One part of the Nymphaea colorata isolate Beijing-Zhang1983 chromosome 8, ASM883128v2, whole genome shotgun sequence genome encodes these proteins:
- the LOC116259121 gene encoding uncharacterized protein LOC116259121 yields the protein MERSTPVRKPHTSTADLLTWSETPLPDPAAGNAGTPASRSAARPHQPSGGVGAVLFGGQVTPEEAESLLKTKPCSESKLKEMTGSGIFVGEEDPESGSNLSNPTNKTGLRLYQQAINSISQISFSADGSVSPKKPTTLTEVAKQKELSGSLENESDAKIKKQLSDAKSRELSGHDIFGGPAEIPPKSSAAHSLDPKEIKGVADSTPRHLQTSIKISSVGADQSVTEENVGKTAKKIYNQKMAELTGNDIFKEEAVPSSAEKSLSVAKLREMSGSDIFADGKASSRDYLGGVRKPPGGESSIALV from the exons atggAGAGGAGCACCCCAGTGAGGAAGCCCCACACATCGACGGCCGATCTGCTCACCTGGTCCGAGACGCCATTGCCGGATCCGGCCGCCGGGAACGCCGGGACGCCTGCTTCTCGCTCTGCAGCTCGTCCCCATCAG CCATCTGGAGGGGTCGGGGCGGTGCTGTTCGGTGGGCAGGTGACTCCTGAAGAGGCGGAGAGCCTGTTGAAAAC GAAACCATGTTCAGAATCAAAGCTGAAAGAGATGACTGGCAGTGGAATATTTGTCGGTGAAGAAGATCCAGAATCAGGCAGCAACTTGTCAAATCCTACCAACAAAACTGGTTTACGGCTTTACCAG CAAGCTATTAATTCGATCAGCCAGATCTCATTTAGTGCTGATGGGAGTGTATCTCCAAAGAAGCCAACAACTTTGACTGAGGTGGCAAAACAGAAGGAGCTTAGTGGGTCTTTAGAGAATGAGTCTGATGCAAAGATCAAGAAACAACTATCTGATGCTAAATCCAGAGAGCTAAGTGGGCATGATATTTTTGGTGGTCCTGCAGAAATCCCTCCTAAATCTTCTGCTGCACATTCTTTAGAcccaaaagaaataaaaggtgTAGCTGATTCTACTCCAAGACATCTTCAAACTTCTATCAAAATATCGAGC GTTGGAGCAGATCAATCTGTTACTGAAGAGAATGTAGGGAAAACTGCAAAGAAGATTTACAATCAGAAAATGGCAGAGTTGACAGGTAATGACATTTTCAAAGAGGAAGCAGTGCCATCATCTGCTGAGAAGTCACTGAGTGTGGCAAAGCTGAGGGAGATGAGTGGTAGTGACATATTTGCTGATGGAAAAGCATCTTCACGAGATTACCTTGGTGGAGTTCGCAAGCCTCCAGGTGGTGAAAGCAGCATCGCTTTGGTTTGA
- the LOC116258866 gene encoding uncharacterized protein LOC116258866, translating to MGTVPPDCPYPGCFFCVMKEGNPSKRRSSVLKFFRELPTQDDDGQVLPISGLWNTAMAHPNDPEFIELGIFECMSSLIWKGLKNRRWLSHDQNIYIPYYAAHIIGSYTMNMEEFAERAVRSGVIPPLVELLRGRLTWVEQRVAVRALGHLATYASTFPAVANHSEVLELSIQLAMGSLEIVYSHFYQFVDRRLSYHCDLLTRGMGGVEMESRKAEEWASQLQCWSLQLINCFAFKAEFIPFVCKPEFLVKLPGMWGGLVNENSPAGIGLLRTICHHKHGRLQVASLPGIIEALCNIARSSDDWQYMAIDCLLWLLKDQNTSHKVIDAAAPVLVDLAEVSSLGDHKRLGESIAEVLQECIQSHVMVRSSISSHTKEQLDELANSRRRTKWEKNMPKEDLHIKQAAALVVKLEGNSLFSSGDIAGAAAKYTEALASCPMKSRKERLVLFSNRAQCHLLMQQPLAAISDATRALCLHSPINRHAKSLWRRAQAYDMLGLAKESLLDAILFINECSQSTDPDLSLWKNKVPDYAERLVKKQMRASWLFREAAIKHGSTNHHGDIGDIYGEEGDDSEWETASESDIENAVGGEAGNNGSWQNDEQEKAEHEKSSKEDLRLGYKVHVAEEEK from the exons ATGGGTACAGTTCCTCCTGATTGCCCATATCCTGGATGCTTCTTCTGCGTTATGAAAGAAGGAAATCCTAGTAAACGTAGATCAAGTGTATTGAAGTTCTTCAGAGAACTTCCTACTCAAGATGATGATGGCCAGGTTCTCCCAATCAGTGGTCTCTGGAATACTGCCATGGCACACCCCAATGATCCTGAGTTCATTGAGTTGGGAATATTTGAATGCATGTCTTCTCTTATATGGAAGGGCTTGAAGAATAGGCGCTGGCTTTCCCATGACCAGAATATCTATATACCCTATTATGCAGCACATATCATCGGATCATACACAATGAATATGGAGGAATTTGCAGAACGTGCGGTCCGTTCAGGGGTTATCCCACCTCTTGTGGAGCTTTTAAGAGGTCGATTGACTTGGGTGGAGCAAAGGGTGGCGGTTAGAGCTCTCGGACATTTGGCCACATATGCCTCTACTTTTCCTGCTGTTGCCAACCATAGTGAAGTTCTTGAGCTCTCCATTCAGCTGGCAATGGGTTCACTTGAAATTGTTTATTCTCATTTCTATCAATTTGTGGACAGACGGCTTAGTTATCACTGTGATTTGCTGACACGTGGAATGGGTGGAGTTGAAATGGAGTCTAGGAAAGCTGAAGAATGGGCTAGTCAATTGCAGTGTTGGTCTCTTCAGCTCATTAATTGCTTTGCCTTCAAGGCAGAGTTTATCCCTTTCGTTTGCAAACCTGAATTTCTTGTCAAGCTCCCAGGCATGTGGGGAGGACTAGTAAATGAAAATTCACCGGCTGGTATTGGTTTATTAAGAACAATATGTCACCACAAGCATGGCAGGTTACAAGTGGCTAGTCTTCCAGGAATTATCGAGGCTCTTTGCAACATTGCTCGCTCTTCGGATGATTGGCAATACATGGCTATCGATTGCCTTCTGTGGTTGCTTAAAGATCAAAATACTTCTCATAAA GTAATTGATGCAGCCGCTCCTGTTCTTGTAGACTTGGCGGAAGTGTCTTCTCTGGGGGACCACAAAAGGCTTGGGGAATCTATTGCTGAAGTTCTTCAGGAATGCATCCAATCACATGTCATGGTAAGGAGCTCTATCAGCAGCCACACAAAGGAGCAACTTGATGAGCTTGCAAACTCAAGGAGGAGAACGAAATGGGAGAAGAATATGCCAAAAGAGGATCTTCATATCAAACAGGCTGCAGCGTTAGTTGTAAAACTCGAAGGcaattctctcttctcttcaGGTGATATTGCAGGTGCAGCAGCCAAATACACAGAGGCATTAGCTTCATGTCCTATGAAGTCCAGGAAAGAGAGGCTTGTGCTCTTTAGCAATCGGGCTCAATGCCACCTTCTCATGCAGCAGCCTTTGGCTGCCATAAGTGATGCTACACGTGCGCTCTGTCTGCATAGTCCTATCAATCGCCATGCCAAAAGTCTGTGGAGAAGAGCCCAGGCATATGATATGTTGGGATTGGCTAAAGAAAGTTTGCTTGATgccattcttttcatcaatgAATGCTCTCAATCGACTGATCCAGACCTCTCACTTTGGAAGAATAAAGTCCCTGATTATGCGGAGCGTTTAGTCAAAAAGCAGATGCGGGCATCTTGGTTGTTTAGAGAAGCTGCGATAAAGCATGGCAGTACGAATCATCATGGTGACATTGGTGATATTTATGGTGAGGAAGGAGATGATTCTGAATGGGAGACTGCAAGTGAAAGCGACATTGAGAATGCTGTTGGAGGAGAGGCCGGCAATAATGGCAGTTGGCAAAATGATGAACAGGAGAAAGCTGAACATGAGAAATCTTCCAAAGAAG ACTTGAGGCTTGGATACAAGGTGCATgttgcagaagaagaaaaatag